Proteins encoded by one window of Juglans regia cultivar Chandler chromosome 15, Walnut 2.0, whole genome shotgun sequence:
- the LOC108991625 gene encoding protein FAR-RED ELONGATED HYPOCOTYL 3-like, whose protein sequence is MGDHVKTVHYIVYYNDEECDMKCTCALFEMRGIICKRVFKVCQMKKIHVLLERYILDRWRKDLKRRYTLVKSSYDDLRDNADARRYELVVKRCMKLVMRVSPSGNHVNAFMRILDEFEHNFKGLPLESGSTKVNESDVVDKDKKILSPNVVRGKGRPPTKRKVPPVEKAAIKRKKKQACMKIFDDEQVGVGEVLTPQVGANVEDVVVGTQYSTVTQQALSGNDENL, encoded by the exons ATGGGTGACCATGTCAAGACCGTCCATTACATAGTTTACTATAACGATGAGGAATGTGATATGAAATGCACGTGCGCACTGTTTGAGATGAGAGGCATTATTTGTAAGCGTGTATTTAAAGTTTGTCAAATGAAGAAGATTCATGTGTTGCTAGAGAGGTACATCTTGGATCGGTGGAGGAAAGACTTAAAGAGAAGATACACACTTGTCAAAAGTAGCTACGATGATTTGCGAGATAATGCGGATGCTCGAAGGTATGAACTTGTGGTTAAAAGATGTATGAAATTAGTGATGCGTGTATCTCCAAGTGGCAACCATGTCAATGCATTTATGCGGATTTTGGATGAGTTTGAGCATAATTTTAAAGGATTACCACTTGAGTCTGGTTCTACTAAGGTCAATGAGAGCGACGTCGTGGATAaggataagaaaatattaagccctAACGTTGTTCGAGGGAAAGGGAGACCTCCAACGAAGAGAAAGGTTCCACCTGTAGAGAAGGCTGCAatcaagagaaagaagaaacag GCTTgcatgaaaatatttgatgatgAACAAGTTGGAGTTGGTGAGGTCCTGACCCCCCAAGTTGGTGCTAACGTTGAAGATGTTGTTGTTGGAACCCAATATAGTACTGTCACACAACAAGCACTATCGGGCAATGATGAGAATTTGTGA
- the LOC108991626 gene encoding protein FAR1-RELATED SEQUENCE 5-like codes for MDKEKDETAPTPSTPSTSILPTQGYYGSGNPYYLSFMLPQNTYPNPYTCTWGSQLSSMPSFGPMMPYPPSSNPEESTRVQHTYKHPSMPPSSNPEESTRSEKTPQLASESSIVQLSLGAESEKNFEVEDPKPGMEFATDKELLAYYKRYAKQQGFGVITQRTKRNASGKSKYVTIGYARGGKYHLSHSNISKPRPTIKTNCKAKLNAHLDKKGVWVLTTTENTHNHGTVSPQKSRFFRSHKCLDEYSKRMLDLNDRAGIRMNKNFGALVVDAGGFENLEFQEKDCRNYIDKARHLRLGKGGGETLSNYFKRMRKMNDGFISVIDVDDELRLRNVFWADARSRAAYECFGDVITFDTTYLTNRYDMPFTPFVGAPKAIITDQDRSMKSAIAMVFPETHHRYCLWHIMRKLPEKLRSHSQFNVGLKTDIQTALYDSHTCQEFDAKWGKLIQKYDLGDNTWLEGLYTERSFWVPIYLKDVFWADMSTTQRSESMNAFFDRYVHSGTTLKEFVDQFDNALRKKVEVKTTADFNSCNQTIPCVTPFHFEKQFQAVYINAKFKEIQGRCGG; via the exons ATGGATAAAGAGAAAGATGAAACAGCACCTACGCCATCTACGCCTTCTACATCGATTTTACCAACTCAG GGATATTATGGTTCAGGAAACCCGTACTACCTATCATTTATGTTGCCTCAAAATACATATCCAAATCCATATACATGCACTTGGGGAAGTCAG CTTTCATCGATGCCATCTTTTGGACCAATGATGCCCTACCCTCCGtcgagtaatccagaggagtcCACACGAGTTCAACATACCTATAAG CATCCATCGATGCCACCAtcgagtaatccagaggagtcTACAAGATCTGAAAAGACTCCCCAACTAGCAAGTGAATCATCAATTGTGCAATTATCATTGGGTGCTGAAAGTGAAAAGAATTTTGAAG TTGAGGATCCAAAACCTGGTATGGAGTTCGCCACTGATAAAGAGCTTCTTGCATATTATAAGCGATATGCCAAGCAACAAGGTTTTGGTGTTATCACACAGAGGACGAAAAGAAATGCGTCTGGGAAATCGAAGTATGTGACAATTGGGTATGCACGTGGAGGCAAGTACCATCTGAGTCACAGTAATATTTCGAAGCCGCGAccaacaattaaaacaaattgTAAGGCGAAGTTAAACGCTCACTTGGATAAAAAGGGTGTATGGGTTTTGACCACTACTGAGAATACTCACAATCATGGTACTGTCAGCCCACAGAAGTCTAGATTTTTTAGAAGTCACAAGTGTTTAGATGAATATAGTAAAAGAATGCTCGATCTAAATGACAGGGCAGGTATTCGAATGAACAAAAATTTTGGAGCACTTGTTGTTGATGCGGGCGGGTTCGAGAATCTTGAATTTCAAGAGAAAGATTGTCGAAATTATATTGACAAAGCCAGACACTTGAGGCTGGGTAAAGGAGGTGGCGAAACACTTAGTAATTACTTTAagaggatgaggaagatgaaTGATGGATTTATTTCTGTGATTGATGTGGATGATGAGTTGCGACTCAGAAATGTGTTCTGGGCTGATGCACGTAGTCGAGCCGCTTACGAGTGTTTCGGAGATGTGATCACCTTCGATACGACGTATCTAACAAATAGATACGATATGCCTTTTACTCCTTTTGTTGGG GCTCCAAAAGCAATCATAACAGACCAAGATCGGTCAATGAAGAGTGCCATTGCGATGGTATTCCCAGAAACTCACCATAGATATTGTCTATGGCATATCATGCGGAAACTACCTGAGAAATTGAGATCCCACTCCCAATTCAATGTAGGGTTGAAGACTGACATTCAGACTGCCCTATATGATTCGCATACCTGTCAAGAATTTGATGCCAAATGGGGGAAACTTATTCAGAAATATGACCTTGGTGATAACACGTGGCTGGAAGGGTTGTATACTGAGAGATCATTTTGGGTTCCAATTTACTTGAAGGATGTATTTTGGGCTGACATGAGCACTACACAACGgtctgaaagcatgaatgcatttttcgaCAGATATGTGCATTCTGGTACAACGTTGAAGGAATTTGTGGATCAATTTGACAATGCTCTAAGGAAGAAGGTGGAAGTAAAGACGACAGCTGATTTCAATTCGTGCAACCAAACCATCCCATGTGTGACTCCATTCCACTTTGAGAAGCAGTTCCAAGCGGTGTATATAAATGCAAAGTTTAAAGAAATCCAAGGGAGGTGTGGGGGATGA